GCCAAAATTACTTACATGGCCTTAAATTCCTATTTTTAATTTAATTATTCCCTGCAGCTTTTTTTGTTTCTTTCTCCTCATTATATCCTGGTCAAAGATCTGATCGATATTTGAAAAAATTTTAAACCATACAGCCCAGAGGATAGTAAATGTTATCATTTTAATCCTAATCCTTATATTACAATTAATACATATCTAATAGTCATGGAAATAGAAAATATAGAAAAAGCCATTGAAATTCTACAGAAATCAGAAGAATTTGCTGAATTTATTCCAGAAGTAAGGAGTAATATTGTAATGGCAAGAGAACACGCAGTGGATGTAACAGATGTAGCAGGGATTCCTGGAAGAATTACAACTGTTCACGGCAAAGCAAAAGCATTTATGAAGCCTGAATTTGGGGCATCATCACACATGGCCCGTCTGGTTTTAAGCATAATGAAACACGACCCTTCAAAGAGAAGCGCCATGAATCTCATCTATAACAGTAAAATAATAGAAATCTGCAGAAAATTAGGTCTTAAAATCTCATTTTATGATAGAAAAGACGAACCAGAAACTGTTCAGGAAGTTGAAGGAGGTACCATCCCCTGGGGGGTCGAAACTGCTATTAAAAAACTTGGAAATGTTCCAGATGTTATATATCACAGAGGGGCCTGGGGAAAGGAACCTTCCATTTCATTAATTGGTGAAACCGCTGTTGATGTTGCAAAAATGACGGTGTGTATTGCAAAACTTTATAACAGTATGGAAGGATATAACGTAATATTTACGCCGCCCTCTAAAAAAGTAAGTTATTCAAGACCTGAAGTGTCATGTGTATTCTGTGAAATGGCGAAAGGTGGTGGAGACGTTTCAAGAAATGTTCTGCACAATGATGGAAATACAATGGTGATATTAAATATTTCTCCCTTTAATAGGGGGCATATTTTAGCT
The sequence above is a segment of the Methanobacterium sp. genome. Coding sequences within it:
- a CDS encoding thiamine-phosphate synthase family protein translates to MEIENIEKAIEILQKSEEFAEFIPEVRSNIVMAREHAVDVTDVAGIPGRITTVHGKAKAFMKPEFGASSHMARLVLSIMKHDPSKRSAMNLIYNSKIIEICRKLGLKISFYDRKDEPETVQEVEGGTIPWGVETAIKKLGNVPDVIYHRGAWGKEPSISLIGETAVDVAKMTVCIAKLYNSMEGYNVIFTPPSKKVSYSRPEVSCVFCEMAKGGGDVSRNVLHNDGNTMVILNISPFNRGHILAVPVKHYTVFEDIDTETLNNLFKTVQKATKLIKEVIKPDGINIGINLGEVAGQRISHIHVHLVPRFKFESGFMGTTANTRIIRENLDKTKSKYMDKIEILN